CCTgcctaagaaaataaatgtgttctACACTCTTTCCGAACTACCCACAGTAAAGCAAATACGGCACAGTTGGGTCCTATCACTGCTCTGTTCCTTAAAAATACGTCATTTCAGTCATACCCTTCCTGGCACATCCAGCCATCATTAGATAGATGAGAGGCAGCTGCTATCTTCGTTCCTCTCACATTGCAACAGGCACTGCCATTCAACAAGCAGTGGTCTCTACCTCCGCATTGCACTCATCATCCGAGTCCTTTATAGTCCGAATGGAAATCCCTCCGcctctgcagcaggaaagcaggaTGGAATGCTGTTTCCTGGTAAGAGAGATGCTCGGGGTACACAGCTGTCTGTGCTGGAGCAATTTGATGGCTGAGCACCGAATACAGCACAAAGAACAGAGCGGTGGGCAGCTGCCTGCTCTTCCAGCTGGATGCCCAGCCTCGGAGTAAGAGGTGGAGATGACCTGTGGGGTGACAGTGACCCAGAGAAGCTTCCCTGTCTGCAGACATGAGAGGCACAGACTGGACTTTCTTCATCTGAGTCCAGGTACCCCTCCAGCAAGGTTCACACCCCACCTTCTATTAAGGCAACAAGAAGAAGTGTGATGGACAGAGACCTTTTCCTTAAGCTGGAAGGAAACATCAGTAGCGGCATTAGCCATCCTCCTCTTTTTACTGACCCAAGTCAGAGGTTTCACAAGAAATGAGGCAGGACTGAGGAGGAGCTAGGACAGTCGCCTGATTTGGAGCCTGCCACTCAGTGGCAATGCTAAGAACCCGAGAGAAGTCCTGGCAAGGCAGTCAAAGGTGCTGCCACAGGAAATGGAAACTGCCTCAGCACAAGGCAAGACATCATCTAGCTGAGATCTGCACCCTCTCATTGCAACCCAGCAGGTGTAGCTTCCCCCTCAACCTCAGACAGACTGTCTGAGCTATCTGAGAAGAAGTCCTCCAGATCCTGCTGCCTCATCTGGGACTCCAGAACAGTGATGCGCTGCTTGAGCTTCATCTGGGCATCGTTGTACTCCGTCAGGAGCCGGCCAAGGCGAGTGTGAAGTGTGTCCAGGTTCAAGGTCAGTCTGTCCAGCTTTTCTTCCACACTCTTCCCTTCCatgctttcttcttcagctgACTCATCCAGCAGGCCTTCCTTGGTAAGGATCTCCCGGCCACGCTCCTCCAAGACCTTTTTGGCATCAGGATACTCTGTGACCGCTTCCATCAGATCTTCCTTTGACAGGCAGAAAAGATCAGAGTAGCCCAAGCTACGGATGTTGGCTGTGCGCCTGTTGCCCATTTTGCTCCCTTTAATGTTCAGGATGCTGATCTCACCAAAGCAGCCCCCCGCAGTGAGCAAAGCATATTGTGTTGTTCCATCATCTGCCACCACAGCCAGCTTCCCCTCCTTGATGATGTACATCTCTTTTCCAATATCTCCTTTCCGGCAAATGTAATCTCCTGGGCTGAACACCTGAGGGCGAAGCTTCAGCACCAGCTCCACCAGTAGACCTGCCTCACAGTCCTGGAAAATCCTCACCTTCTTCAATGTCTCCAGGTGAACGTTGATGGCAATCTCTGCCCTTAGCTTGTCAGGGAGACTCTTGAGGACTTCCCGTTCATCTACTGCCTTCTTGTTGGTCCACAGGTAATCAAACCACTTGATGACTTTGGTTTCCATGTCTTTGCTCACCTTGCGGAACTGCATGTAGTGTTTAATGGCATCAATTTTTGCCTGGAACTCTGCTCTGGTGGCATTCATGTTGGATATCATGGACCCTACATTCCCCACAATGGTGGCAAAGATGAGGACACCAATGAGGAAATCAAAGATCACAAAGAGGTATTCTTCATCACGCACAGGAGGAGGGGTCTCTCCGATGGTAGTCAAAGTCAGCGTAGACCAGTAGAGACAGTAGACATACTCCCGGGTGAGATACCCGTATTCAGGGTCTGTGACGTTGGGATAGACCCAGGTATCTTCTCCAAAGCCTATGGCCTTGGAAATGGCATAGTAAATGCAGGCATTCCAGTGGATGATAACCAGGATGTAAAGAACCAAGTTGCTGATGCGGAAGATGTTGGGGTAGCTGGTCCTGGTCTCTGTCCGGTCAAAGAACTCAAACATGCGGGAGAAGTGCAGCAGCCTGTTGAATCGCAGCTCAGGGCGGTGCAGTCCCACAGCAAAGTACGCCAGGTCTGTGGGCAGGATGGAGAGAACGTCCAGCTTGAACTGTAAGGTGTAGATGTAGTTATCCCGTAACTTCTTCAGGTCCTTAACCAGGAGGCCCTGTTCCAAGAAACCTAACAGAGAAGGGAGTGAGAGAATTATTTTGGCTTATGTTCAACTCTTCTGCAGGCTTTGTAAGCACTTCTGATATTTCATGGTATACCATGCCTATACAGTCCTCCAAATATTACCAGTTCCACCTGATCTACTTAGCTTACAAGCTTTTGTTATCAAGCATCTGGCAAAAGCCACATAAAGATAATGCTTAAGGATTCGCTCTGTGTCAGGAAGAAACAGGAACACAaagtttttccttctccagatcAGGAATTATTGCAGTTCCGGATAGAAAGTGTACAGCCACCTCCTCCATTCCAAGAGCATTAAATACTACCATTTTTCCATGTAGATAATTCACTAGCTGAACTTGTGCAAAATCAGAGATACAGACATTCAACTCTGCGCGAATACTAATAGTAATGTGGGTAATTTTGTACAATTATTCAAAGGTGAAGCTGGAAGCTAGGATGATTAATCTTTCATTCTGAAACTTACCTCATTTCTCAGATCTTTAAATTAGATTCTTTCTCTGGAGACTGCTTCGTACTAGTGAGAACCAAGGTAGACAAAACCCTCCTTCTAATGGAGCTGTCAATTAGGTCCCTCCACTTTTAGGACATTAGAGCAAAGCACTCACAACCCAGGATGCTTTCCCTGCTTACCTGTGCGCAGGCGGATCACTATGTCCCCAGTGTAGATGCAGTCCGAGATGTAATCTAGCACCAGCCAGAGGACAACATAAGTCTTTTGCAGGTCACTGAAGCAAGCCCTGCAGGAACAGGTGGTGAGACCAAGAAATCTCTCTTCCAACTGAATATAAGCTGATTCTTTCCTTTAGgttccccccaccccacagaCACCAGCGCCAGCTGTCTGAGCCCCACCTGAGCCACAACAAGCAGGTGAAGATGAGGGTTAGAGGAGACAGGAGCCCTGCAACATCCCAGCTCACCTGGCCACAAGCAAGCACCAGTTGTAGAGGACAGGAACAGCAATGACGGCCAACCAGCGGTAATACCAGTCCCCTGCAGGGTCCACCACAAAGGACTGCCATTTCTTCCTGGAAGCAGAGAGAAGCCAGAGCTGGCAATGTGTGAATAAAAGGCTAAACATAGAAAAtagggttggaaggaaccaGCCGCGTCATCCCCTTCATCCTTTGCACTAGCCTGGATCAAACAGCTGCCGCTTGACTGCCAATCTGTAAGCTAAATCCAATCCCAAGAGTGATAGGTAAAAATGTCCCACATTGTTTAAGTTCCTTTATCCCCCAAACAATGGTCATTAAcatagcagaaaagaaacagcagcatggCAAGGCAGAGCAGGTGGCCTCCATGCACCGCAGAGGCAGAGCCAGAAACAGATGTACGGAAGAGGGTGACCAGAAAACTTCTGTTAGATGACCTTGCCTCTCATAAATGAGGCATGGATTGGAGCCAGACAGATCTGAGAGAAGAAGATTAATTAGAGCGGGAAGGAAAGCTTGCTGCACATCAGTGGGAGCACCATGGGGCTGCCCAAGCCCCAGAGCAGTGGCCGGCATCACAGGGCTGCCATCCCATACCGCCTGCCTGCGGCCCGCTCAGCCCTCTGTCCAGCCTTTGAACTGCTCCCAAGCATTTGATCCTGCTCATCTTGGGGTTCTGAGATAAGATGCATGCGCTCCCGTGGCCAGATCTCACCAGAGGAGCCGGGAAATAGAAACTCTGCAGCTGGACTGATAGGCTCGGCCGCCGCCACCTGCTAGGGCAAAACACCTTCTCTCCCTGCATCCTCACCTCCCTTCCAGCTTTGGGATGTGCAAAGCTCCCTCcagcaacaggaaaaacaacCCACTTGCCAGCACATTCTCCATGCTCACCCCACTGCTTCCGACAGCTTTGGAAGCAAACGTGTGCCTCAAAGCCTGCAGCAGTGGCATGCTGGGTGGGACCAGAGCTTGGAGTGGGCCAGCAGTGCTCCTTCACTCTCCCTCTGGGTGCAGCCCCAGATAAGCGAGTGGTTCTCCCCACTTTACAGGTGGGGACAAAACACTTGTGTTTTGCTCAGAAAGGGGTTGATGTgttgcttaaatattttctgagaaagGGACACCTTGCTCTCTGAGACATACGGTTACTGGCACATGGGAAACATCAACTCACCTGCAaccagccagcactgctgtaaTACCCGTACCACAAGTACTAATAACCCCAACAGCAGCGTTAATCAGGTTGGCAATTTCAGCTTTAAAGTCACCCGTGACACCATCTCCCCAGGAGAGCTGTGGTACTCTCCCTTCTAAAGTCTGTGGGGCAGCACCAAATGCACACACTCCCCCCAGGCCAGGAACCTTTATCCTATCCCCTCAACAGGCATTTACGGGCTGTAGGGTGATGGCAGTGAGCTCTACTGTCCCATCCCCTGCAGATACCTTGCAGAGCGCAGCTTCTCCCAGGGAGCCATGGGCACGGAGCAGCCCTCTCAGCACACATCAGCTCCTCTCCCTCTGGTAATTAACAAGCTCCTTTTCACCTCGCAGGGCAGAGCACTTTTTTTCCATGACTAGCAACAGCCCCGATACAAGGCTCAGATACTTTCCTCCTATAGAGAAGGATCATTTCTCGGTGTTTTAATTACCATGTACAATGGTAGGGTCCAGACTAGTCCGTGAGCTTTGCCCCTTAATTagccagcagaagaaaagccagGTTATTGCTTTTCACCGGCAGTGCGAGCTGAGGAGATGAAAGCGCTGGGTCTGAATGAGCCTTTTCAGAAAGCTGCCGTCACGGTGTCTGCCCTCGGAGGCGGGGAGACGGGCAGCAAACGCACTCCCTTcatctcccttcctcctgcagtgaTGAATGAGGCTGGAGGAGCCCACAGGTTTGTGCTTGCTGCGGCGTCCTGCGTGGACTCTCTGTGTCCTTTGGCTCCTCTCATGCACAGCTGCTAGGACAGCTTTTTGCAGACCCATCTTGGCTCAGATGCCAGCAGGGCGCAAGTGACCCCTCCCGCCGCTGCCACCCCCTGcccctgggcagagctgagcccacCACCCGTGGGACTCCTGCCCCTCTCCCTGAGCCATCGCTGCTGGCAGAGCCCGAGCAGCACACGTGGCCAGTCTTCAGCCTGAGGAGGCTGTGTCACGGGGAAGGGCCCTACTTTTTGGCTTTCTCCTTGGCCTCCTCATCCTCTGGATCTCTGCTGGCATCAGCAGGCACTGTCTGCAGCTCAGGGCCCTGGAAGCGCTCGAGGAAGGGGTCTggcctctgctgctcctcctgcaagCTCTTGCTGGCCCAGTCCCGCAGCACCAGCACAAGCCGGACTATCctaaatgagagagagaggcagagtCAGGTGCTGTCCACACAGCGAGGAGAAAGCAAAGGTTTGTGATGAGCAAGGGGTCAAAGCCAGGCACAAAAGGCTCAGACAAGAGCCCATGCAACACCTCtccagttttctttcatgttctgGAAATGCATAGGACCCaaccctgccctgcagcctggcccCACATCACTACCTGGCCAGGGCTCGTCTGCCTTGGAAAGGGGGGGCAGCCGGCTGCTCCCCCCCGTATGCAGAAGTCTCTCTGTGCAGCTCCAAGGTCTCATCCTGGGTCAAGCATGTCCTGCagtggggagaagggagggtCATGGCCTCATGGCACCTCTCAGTGCCAGCCCACACCCTGCTGGCTGAGCCAGGGGAAGCGGGCAGCTGGGCTATGCCATTGTGCCCTGAGATTCAGCCCTGCCCCACCAGTGCCACCCTCTCCCAAGCCATCCTGACCTGCTCGTGCTGAGCTCCTTGCCCTGTGCATCAGCCCTGGCTCGGGTTGGTGGGGGTGGACAGGggccaggcagctgcaggcCGTTACTCCTGGCCGTCATCCTCACAGCGAGCAGCCCCGGGGACCTaggaagagcagagagcaggagcGCAGGGAGTGGGAGGCGGTGCGTGATGTGAGCACTGAGTTACAGTACAGCCCCAGAGGAAAGAGGGGCAAAGCCCAACAGATGTGCCCACCCCATGTTTTCCATGTCGCTCTCACTGCAGAGCCCTATGAGGCATTGCACCCTCCCCAGGAGGCCATACATCTGCCCCTGAAAGATGTTCTCCCCACCACCTGGGCTCCTCAGCCATTGCCAGGGCAACagcatctgcagcactgtgccctaGCGACGAGCTGCAGCTCTTCCGCAGCCCAAGGGTGCGAAAACGGTCCCCAGGCAGATGGGAGAGCACAGCCACCGTGGAGGAGAGATGCTGTCACATGGCAGCACAAGGTGGGCTTGGCATGTACAAGACCCTTGcatctcagcagctgctctcctgcccaTGTACTGTGAGCTGCTGGTGGTCCACCCAGCGAGCCCTCCACGTCCCCGCAGCCATGGGCACATGGAGAAGGCAGGCTCCTGGGGACAGCTCACCAGTGCTCTCCCATTGCAATCCCCCCTGGTGATGCACTGCATGGACATGGGCAATGCCTTGCACAGCGCTGCCCATGTCACCGTTATGCATTGTGCTGGTCAGGGACCATGCACGCAGAGCTGCCCGCAGACCCAGCCACCTCCCCGCAGTGGCAGAGCCGCCACCAGGATGCCACCACCGCCCACTTACGAGCCTGATGTCCCTCGAGGCCTCCAGCGAGCTAGCAGGGGTGGGCAGGGGGCATCCCCTCACGGGAGCCTCAGCAAACACCAGAGCCACGAGGCTGCAGAGGGGTCCCCACGGTGCCCTGGACAGGTGATGCACAGCGCATGTGTGTCCCCTCGATGCAGCACACTCCCGGCCCCTGGGCCCCCTCAGTGCCCCAGGCAGCACGGTGTGCGTCAGAGCAGTCAGCCACAGCAGCTTTGTACCCAGGGATGAAAGGGGAGGAGGGACACCGCTCCCTCCCACGCATCCCCTTCTTCCCCAGCGCCCCTCCCTCGCCTCCGTCCAGTTACCTGTTCTCAGGCAGCAGGAAGCCACATTTGCTTCTCAGGAATCCCAGAGAAGAGAGCTGCAGAGTTTGATGATGATCTTGAATTGCGCCTGTCACCGGTGTCTGCTTTGTTGTTCTGCACACAGAGAACCATTCTGACAACCAGCTGGCAGAACGTTTGCATCCCCAAGACTATAAGGAAGGGGTTAAATTTCATTCTGTCCTACTCACATCCAACCATACGCAGTGACTGAAGCTGGGTACGTCCTTTTCATGGGTGCAGATTCAAGCACATCGTGCAAGTGTGATCTGAGAGTACCAGCACCCAGGGTCCATTCAGCACCAAAACTtcaccttttcttcctttggagcCTCAATTCCCATCTCTTCTGACCTCACTGAAAATCTTGGCAGCAGTGAGCTTGAAGTGATGAGGAACTTCTGCAGCCTTGGTTAGCAGCACTGGAGGGACGCACCTCCTTGCCTTGTCCTCATGCCACAGAACCAGGCACAGACCAGAAGCACCGGCAGCAGCTTGTcccccttcccacccctccTTTTGCTCCCTGCCTGCAACCATCTCCAAAAATGTGCAAGCGCCAGGAACCTTTTTGCTTCTGTCCCTTTGGTGCACGCCACACACCTCCCTCCAGCGCCAGATTGTACGAGATGCCTCTTTTTCTATGCACGTTGTTGTGGCAGCCTCCCCAGGGGACACCCAGCCCTGCCACACGTGCATGCCCTGGGACAATGGAGGAGGAAGTCTGCAGATGCACTGCAG
The window above is part of the Numida meleagris isolate 19003 breed g44 Domestic line chromosome 8, NumMel1.0, whole genome shotgun sequence genome. Proteins encoded here:
- the CNGA2 gene encoding cyclic nucleotide-gated olfactory channel isoform X1, whose protein sequence is MLLPWQWLRSPGGGENIFQGQMYGLLGRVQCLIGLCSESDMENMGSPGLLAVRMTARSNGLQLPGPCPPPPTRARADAQGKELSTSRTCLTQDETLELHRETSAYGGEQPAAPPFQGRRALARIVRLVLVLRDWASKSLQEEQQRPDPFLERFQGPELQTVPADASRDPEDEEAKEKAKKKKWQSFVVDPAGDWYYRWLAVIAVPVLYNWCLLVARACFSDLQKTYVVLWLVLDYISDCIYTGDIVIRLRTGFLEQGLLVKDLKKLRDNYIYTLQFKLDVLSILPTDLAYFAVGLHRPELRFNRLLHFSRMFEFFDRTETRTSYPNIFRISNLVLYILVIIHWNACIYYAISKAIGFGEDTWVYPNVTDPEYGYLTREYVYCLYWSTLTLTTIGETPPPVRDEEYLFVIFDFLIGVLIFATIVGNVGSMISNMNATRAEFQAKIDAIKHYMQFRKVSKDMETKVIKWFDYLWTNKKAVDEREVLKSLPDKLRAEIAINVHLETLKKVRIFQDCEAGLLVELVLKLRPQVFSPGDYICRKGDIGKEMYIIKEGKLAVVADDGTTQYALLTAGGCFGEISILNIKGSKMGNRRTANIRSLGYSDLFCLSKEDLMEAVTEYPDAKKVLEERGREILTKEGLLDESAEEESMEGKSVEEKLDRLTLNLDTLHTRLGRLLTEYNDAQMKLKQRITVLESQMRQQDLEDFFSDSSDSLSEVEGEATPAGLQ
- the CNGA2 gene encoding cyclic nucleotide-gated olfactory channel isoform X2, coding for MTARSNGLQLPGPCPPPPTRARADAQGKELSTSRTCLTQDETLELHRETSAYGGEQPAAPPFQGRRALARIVRLVLVLRDWASKSLQEEQQRPDPFLERFQGPELQTVPADASRDPEDEEAKEKAKKKKWQSFVVDPAGDWYYRWLAVIAVPVLYNWCLLVARACFSDLQKTYVVLWLVLDYISDCIYTGDIVIRLRTGFLEQGLLVKDLKKLRDNYIYTLQFKLDVLSILPTDLAYFAVGLHRPELRFNRLLHFSRMFEFFDRTETRTSYPNIFRISNLVLYILVIIHWNACIYYAISKAIGFGEDTWVYPNVTDPEYGYLTREYVYCLYWSTLTLTTIGETPPPVRDEEYLFVIFDFLIGVLIFATIVGNVGSMISNMNATRAEFQAKIDAIKHYMQFRKVSKDMETKVIKWFDYLWTNKKAVDEREVLKSLPDKLRAEIAINVHLETLKKVRIFQDCEAGLLVELVLKLRPQVFSPGDYICRKGDIGKEMYIIKEGKLAVVADDGTTQYALLTAGGCFGEISILNIKGSKMGNRRTANIRSLGYSDLFCLSKEDLMEAVTEYPDAKKVLEERGREILTKEGLLDESAEEESMEGKSVEEKLDRLTLNLDTLHTRLGRLLTEYNDAQMKLKQRITVLESQMRQQDLEDFFSDSSDSLSEVEGEATPAGLQ